The following coding sequences are from one Thunnus maccoyii chromosome 17, fThuMac1.1, whole genome shotgun sequence window:
- the fbxo16 gene encoding F-box only protein 16 isoform X5 — protein MTLSRKMPLAPRSSANCAKMQTKLSAWTPLNHPLSNSKVFEERRSLLAKWFDRWSDSQRRAVLQDFVLSCSVEQLRFLSLSVSRRLPLQAADFTCLLPRALCLYLFSFLDPRSLCRCAQVSWHWKSIVELDQLWMPKCLRLGWCINFSPTPFEQGVWKRHYIQTVQELQLKPRLKQQFVVPDVTTISSRHEDPSEAVFLGEECPASATQRGESISRTGARKEKQPTVPPPWRDSDRCPKDTLRFNYLDNLDSIEQALRAQTRSRATTCPSITPKPDDGRKKTLSEANYKLRKAKSLMFLSSNCRPKHPPSPPPPPPPPPPHQSRPHWASRSPDYPIAKETAKTLLRLAQWNAGIRPGPVRTAVPRLSVEALRASQRSHRSAPSTPLFEFQP, from the exons ATGACG TTGAGCAGAAAGATGCCACTTGCACCGAGATCATCTGCCAACTGTGCAAAGATGCAGACCAAACTGAGCGCCTGGACACCTCTGAACCACCCGCTGTCCAACAGCAAG gtgtTTGAGGAGAGAAGAAGCCTTCTGGCAAAGTGG TTTGACAGGTGGTCTGACAGCCAGAGGAGGGCAGTGCTGCAGGACTTTGTGCTGAGCTGTTCGGTGGAGCAGCTCAGGTTCCTGAGCCTCAGTGTGAGCAGACGGCTCCCTCTGCAGGCCGCAGACTTCACCTGCCTGCTGCCCAGAGCCCTCTGCCTCTACCTCTTCTCCTTCCTTGACCCCCGCAGCCTCTGCCGCTGCGCCCAG GTGAGCTGGCACTGGAAGAGCATAGTGGAGCTGGACCAGCTGTGGATGCCTAAGTGTCTGAGGCTCGGCTGGTGCATCAACTTCTCCCCCACGCCGTTTGAGCAGGGCGTCTGGAAGAGACACTACATCCAGACTGTGCAAGAGCTGCAACTCAAGCCACGTCTAAAG cagcagtttgtggtCCCAGATGTGACAACAATCAGCAGTAGACATGAAGATCCATCAGAAGCAGTTTTCCTCGGTGAGGAGTGTCCAGCGTCGGCCACACAGCGAGGTGAAAGCATCTCCAGGACTGGTGCGAGAAAGGAGAAGCAGCCGACTGTACCGCCGCCATGGAGAGATTCTGACAGATGTCCTAAAGACACACTACGCTTCAACTACCTTGACAACCTGGACTCCATCGAGCAAGCCCTCAGAGC GCAAACAAGGAGCAGAGCCACCACCTGCCCCAGTATCACACCGAAGCCAGACGACGGGAGgaagaaaacactgtctgaggcGAATTACAAACTACGCAAAGCCAAATCGCTG ATGTTCCTCAGCTCAAACTGCAGACCTAAgcatcctccctctcctcctcctcctcctcctcctcctcctcctcatcagtCTCGACCCCACTGGGCGTCTCGCAGTCCTGACTACCCCATCGCCAAGGAGACCGCCAAGACCCTGCTGCGGCTGGCCCAGTGGAATGCTGGGATACGTCCGGGGCCGGTGAGGACGGCGGTGCCCAGGCTGAGTGTGGAGGCACTCAGGGCATCCCAGCGCTCACACAGGAGCGCTCCCA GTACTCCGCTGTTTGAATTTCAGCCCTGA
- the fbxo16 gene encoding F-box only protein 16 isoform X4, whose amino-acid sequence MWLKALETTSTLDPVLSRKMPLAPRSSANCAKMQTKLSAWTPLNHPLSNSKVFEERRSLLAKWFDRWSDSQRRAVLQDFVLSCSVEQLRFLSLSVSRRLPLQAADFTCLLPRALCLYLFSFLDPRSLCRCAQVSWHWKSIVELDQLWMPKCLRLGWCINFSPTPFEQGVWKRHYIQTVQELQLKPRLKQQFVVPDVTTISSRHEDPSEAVFLGEECPASATQRGESISRTGARKEKQPTVPPPWRDSDRCPKDTLRFNYLDNLDSIEQALRAQTRSRATTCPSITPKPDDGRKKTLSEANYKLRKAKSLMFLSSNCRPKHPPSPPPPPPPPPPHQSRPHWASRSPDYPIAKETAKTLLRLAQWNAGIRPGPVRTAVPRLSVEALRASQRSHRSAPTLN is encoded by the exons atgtggttgaaagctttgGAAACAACAAGTACGCTGGACCCAGTG TTGAGCAGAAAGATGCCACTTGCACCGAGATCATCTGCCAACTGTGCAAAGATGCAGACCAAACTGAGCGCCTGGACACCTCTGAACCACCCGCTGTCCAACAGCAAG gtgtTTGAGGAGAGAAGAAGCCTTCTGGCAAAGTGG TTTGACAGGTGGTCTGACAGCCAGAGGAGGGCAGTGCTGCAGGACTTTGTGCTGAGCTGTTCGGTGGAGCAGCTCAGGTTCCTGAGCCTCAGTGTGAGCAGACGGCTCCCTCTGCAGGCCGCAGACTTCACCTGCCTGCTGCCCAGAGCCCTCTGCCTCTACCTCTTCTCCTTCCTTGACCCCCGCAGCCTCTGCCGCTGCGCCCAG GTGAGCTGGCACTGGAAGAGCATAGTGGAGCTGGACCAGCTGTGGATGCCTAAGTGTCTGAGGCTCGGCTGGTGCATCAACTTCTCCCCCACGCCGTTTGAGCAGGGCGTCTGGAAGAGACACTACATCCAGACTGTGCAAGAGCTGCAACTCAAGCCACGTCTAAAG cagcagtttgtggtCCCAGATGTGACAACAATCAGCAGTAGACATGAAGATCCATCAGAAGCAGTTTTCCTCGGTGAGGAGTGTCCAGCGTCGGCCACACAGCGAGGTGAAAGCATCTCCAGGACTGGTGCGAGAAAGGAGAAGCAGCCGACTGTACCGCCGCCATGGAGAGATTCTGACAGATGTCCTAAAGACACACTACGCTTCAACTACCTTGACAACCTGGACTCCATCGAGCAAGCCCTCAGAGC GCAAACAAGGAGCAGAGCCACCACCTGCCCCAGTATCACACCGAAGCCAGACGACGGGAGgaagaaaacactgtctgaggcGAATTACAAACTACGCAAAGCCAAATCGCTG ATGTTCCTCAGCTCAAACTGCAGACCTAAgcatcctccctctcctcctcctcctcctcctcctcctcctcctcatcagtCTCGACCCCACTGGGCGTCTCGCAGTCCTGACTACCCCATCGCCAAGGAGACCGCCAAGACCCTGCTGCGGCTGGCCCAGTGGAATGCTGGGATACGTCCGGGGCCGGTGAGGACGGCGGTGCCCAGGCTGAGTGTGGAGGCACTCAGGGCATCCCAGCGCTCACACAGGAGCGCTCCCA CCCTGAACTGA
- the fbxo16 gene encoding F-box only protein 16 isoform X1 encodes MWLKALETTSTLDPVLSRKMPLAPRSSANCAKMQTKLSAWTPLNHPLSNSKVFEERRSLLAKWFDRWSDSQRRAVLQDFVLSCSVEQLRFLSLSVSRRLPLQAADFTCLLPRALCLYLFSFLDPRSLCRCAQVSWHWKSIVELDQLWMPKCLRLGWCINFSPTPFEQGVWKRHYIQTVQELQLKPRLKQQFVVPDVTTISSRHEDPSEAVFLGEECPASATQRGESISRTGARKEKQPTVPPPWRDSDRCPKDTLRFNYLDNLDSIEQALRAQTRSRATTCPSITPKPDDGRKKTLSEANYKLRKAKSLMFLSSNCRPKHPPSPPPPPPPPPPHQSRPHWASRSPDYPIAKETAKTLLRLAQWNAGIRPGPVRTAVPRLSVEALRASQRSHRSAPSTPLFEFQP; translated from the exons atgtggttgaaagctttgGAAACAACAAGTACGCTGGACCCAGTG TTGAGCAGAAAGATGCCACTTGCACCGAGATCATCTGCCAACTGTGCAAAGATGCAGACCAAACTGAGCGCCTGGACACCTCTGAACCACCCGCTGTCCAACAGCAAG gtgtTTGAGGAGAGAAGAAGCCTTCTGGCAAAGTGG TTTGACAGGTGGTCTGACAGCCAGAGGAGGGCAGTGCTGCAGGACTTTGTGCTGAGCTGTTCGGTGGAGCAGCTCAGGTTCCTGAGCCTCAGTGTGAGCAGACGGCTCCCTCTGCAGGCCGCAGACTTCACCTGCCTGCTGCCCAGAGCCCTCTGCCTCTACCTCTTCTCCTTCCTTGACCCCCGCAGCCTCTGCCGCTGCGCCCAG GTGAGCTGGCACTGGAAGAGCATAGTGGAGCTGGACCAGCTGTGGATGCCTAAGTGTCTGAGGCTCGGCTGGTGCATCAACTTCTCCCCCACGCCGTTTGAGCAGGGCGTCTGGAAGAGACACTACATCCAGACTGTGCAAGAGCTGCAACTCAAGCCACGTCTAAAG cagcagtttgtggtCCCAGATGTGACAACAATCAGCAGTAGACATGAAGATCCATCAGAAGCAGTTTTCCTCGGTGAGGAGTGTCCAGCGTCGGCCACACAGCGAGGTGAAAGCATCTCCAGGACTGGTGCGAGAAAGGAGAAGCAGCCGACTGTACCGCCGCCATGGAGAGATTCTGACAGATGTCCTAAAGACACACTACGCTTCAACTACCTTGACAACCTGGACTCCATCGAGCAAGCCCTCAGAGC GCAAACAAGGAGCAGAGCCACCACCTGCCCCAGTATCACACCGAAGCCAGACGACGGGAGgaagaaaacactgtctgaggcGAATTACAAACTACGCAAAGCCAAATCGCTG ATGTTCCTCAGCTCAAACTGCAGACCTAAgcatcctccctctcctcctcctcctcctcctcctcctcctcctcatcagtCTCGACCCCACTGGGCGTCTCGCAGTCCTGACTACCCCATCGCCAAGGAGACCGCCAAGACCCTGCTGCGGCTGGCCCAGTGGAATGCTGGGATACGTCCGGGGCCGGTGAGGACGGCGGTGCCCAGGCTGAGTGTGGAGGCACTCAGGGCATCCCAGCGCTCACACAGGAGCGCTCCCA GTACTCCGCTGTTTGAATTTCAGCCCTGA
- the fbxo16 gene encoding F-box only protein 16 isoform X2 → MWLKALETTSTLDPVLSRKMPLAPRSSANCAKMQTKLSAWTPLNHPLSNSKVFEERRSLLAKWFDRWSDSQRRAVLQDFVLSCSVEQLRFLSLSVSRRLPLQAADFTCLLPRALCLYLFSFLDPRSLCRCAQVSWHWKSIVELDQLWMPKCLRLGWCINFSPTPFEQGVWKRHYIQTVQELQLKPRLKQFVVPDVTTISSRHEDPSEAVFLGEECPASATQRGESISRTGARKEKQPTVPPPWRDSDRCPKDTLRFNYLDNLDSIEQALRAQTRSRATTCPSITPKPDDGRKKTLSEANYKLRKAKSLMFLSSNCRPKHPPSPPPPPPPPPPHQSRPHWASRSPDYPIAKETAKTLLRLAQWNAGIRPGPVRTAVPRLSVEALRASQRSHRSAPSTPLFEFQP, encoded by the exons atgtggttgaaagctttgGAAACAACAAGTACGCTGGACCCAGTG TTGAGCAGAAAGATGCCACTTGCACCGAGATCATCTGCCAACTGTGCAAAGATGCAGACCAAACTGAGCGCCTGGACACCTCTGAACCACCCGCTGTCCAACAGCAAG gtgtTTGAGGAGAGAAGAAGCCTTCTGGCAAAGTGG TTTGACAGGTGGTCTGACAGCCAGAGGAGGGCAGTGCTGCAGGACTTTGTGCTGAGCTGTTCGGTGGAGCAGCTCAGGTTCCTGAGCCTCAGTGTGAGCAGACGGCTCCCTCTGCAGGCCGCAGACTTCACCTGCCTGCTGCCCAGAGCCCTCTGCCTCTACCTCTTCTCCTTCCTTGACCCCCGCAGCCTCTGCCGCTGCGCCCAG GTGAGCTGGCACTGGAAGAGCATAGTGGAGCTGGACCAGCTGTGGATGCCTAAGTGTCTGAGGCTCGGCTGGTGCATCAACTTCTCCCCCACGCCGTTTGAGCAGGGCGTCTGGAAGAGACACTACATCCAGACTGTGCAAGAGCTGCAACTCAAGCCACGTCTAAAG cagtttgtggtCCCAGATGTGACAACAATCAGCAGTAGACATGAAGATCCATCAGAAGCAGTTTTCCTCGGTGAGGAGTGTCCAGCGTCGGCCACACAGCGAGGTGAAAGCATCTCCAGGACTGGTGCGAGAAAGGAGAAGCAGCCGACTGTACCGCCGCCATGGAGAGATTCTGACAGATGTCCTAAAGACACACTACGCTTCAACTACCTTGACAACCTGGACTCCATCGAGCAAGCCCTCAGAGC GCAAACAAGGAGCAGAGCCACCACCTGCCCCAGTATCACACCGAAGCCAGACGACGGGAGgaagaaaacactgtctgaggcGAATTACAAACTACGCAAAGCCAAATCGCTG ATGTTCCTCAGCTCAAACTGCAGACCTAAgcatcctccctctcctcctcctcctcctcctcctcctcctcctcatcagtCTCGACCCCACTGGGCGTCTCGCAGTCCTGACTACCCCATCGCCAAGGAGACCGCCAAGACCCTGCTGCGGCTGGCCCAGTGGAATGCTGGGATACGTCCGGGGCCGGTGAGGACGGCGGTGCCCAGGCTGAGTGTGGAGGCACTCAGGGCATCCCAGCGCTCACACAGGAGCGCTCCCA GTACTCCGCTGTTTGAATTTCAGCCCTGA
- the fbxo16 gene encoding F-box only protein 16 isoform X3 — protein sequence MHIIHLLCHQLSRKMPLAPRSSANCAKMQTKLSAWTPLNHPLSNSKVFEERRSLLAKWFDRWSDSQRRAVLQDFVLSCSVEQLRFLSLSVSRRLPLQAADFTCLLPRALCLYLFSFLDPRSLCRCAQVSWHWKSIVELDQLWMPKCLRLGWCINFSPTPFEQGVWKRHYIQTVQELQLKPRLKQQFVVPDVTTISSRHEDPSEAVFLGEECPASATQRGESISRTGARKEKQPTVPPPWRDSDRCPKDTLRFNYLDNLDSIEQALRAQTRSRATTCPSITPKPDDGRKKTLSEANYKLRKAKSLMFLSSNCRPKHPPSPPPPPPPPPPHQSRPHWASRSPDYPIAKETAKTLLRLAQWNAGIRPGPVRTAVPRLSVEALRASQRSHRSAPSTPLFEFQP from the exons ATG cACATCATCCATCTGTTGTGTCACCAGTTGAGCAGAAAGATGCCACTTGCACCGAGATCATCTGCCAACTGTGCAAAGATGCAGACCAAACTGAGCGCCTGGACACCTCTGAACCACCCGCTGTCCAACAGCAAG gtgtTTGAGGAGAGAAGAAGCCTTCTGGCAAAGTGG TTTGACAGGTGGTCTGACAGCCAGAGGAGGGCAGTGCTGCAGGACTTTGTGCTGAGCTGTTCGGTGGAGCAGCTCAGGTTCCTGAGCCTCAGTGTGAGCAGACGGCTCCCTCTGCAGGCCGCAGACTTCACCTGCCTGCTGCCCAGAGCCCTCTGCCTCTACCTCTTCTCCTTCCTTGACCCCCGCAGCCTCTGCCGCTGCGCCCAG GTGAGCTGGCACTGGAAGAGCATAGTGGAGCTGGACCAGCTGTGGATGCCTAAGTGTCTGAGGCTCGGCTGGTGCATCAACTTCTCCCCCACGCCGTTTGAGCAGGGCGTCTGGAAGAGACACTACATCCAGACTGTGCAAGAGCTGCAACTCAAGCCACGTCTAAAG cagcagtttgtggtCCCAGATGTGACAACAATCAGCAGTAGACATGAAGATCCATCAGAAGCAGTTTTCCTCGGTGAGGAGTGTCCAGCGTCGGCCACACAGCGAGGTGAAAGCATCTCCAGGACTGGTGCGAGAAAGGAGAAGCAGCCGACTGTACCGCCGCCATGGAGAGATTCTGACAGATGTCCTAAAGACACACTACGCTTCAACTACCTTGACAACCTGGACTCCATCGAGCAAGCCCTCAGAGC GCAAACAAGGAGCAGAGCCACCACCTGCCCCAGTATCACACCGAAGCCAGACGACGGGAGgaagaaaacactgtctgaggcGAATTACAAACTACGCAAAGCCAAATCGCTG ATGTTCCTCAGCTCAAACTGCAGACCTAAgcatcctccctctcctcctcctcctcctcctcctcctcctcctcatcagtCTCGACCCCACTGGGCGTCTCGCAGTCCTGACTACCCCATCGCCAAGGAGACCGCCAAGACCCTGCTGCGGCTGGCCCAGTGGAATGCTGGGATACGTCCGGGGCCGGTGAGGACGGCGGTGCCCAGGCTGAGTGTGGAGGCACTCAGGGCATCCCAGCGCTCACACAGGAGCGCTCCCA GTACTCCGCTGTTTGAATTTCAGCCCTGA
- the fbxo16 gene encoding F-box only protein 16 isoform X6, with translation MLSRKMPLAPRSSANCAKMQTKLSAWTPLNHPLSNSKVFEERRSLLAKWFDRWSDSQRRAVLQDFVLSCSVEQLRFLSLSVSRRLPLQAADFTCLLPRALCLYLFSFLDPRSLCRCAQVSWHWKSIVELDQLWMPKCLRLGWCINFSPTPFEQGVWKRHYIQTVQELQLKPRLKQQFVVPDVTTISSRHEDPSEAVFLGEECPASATQRGESISRTGARKEKQPTVPPPWRDSDRCPKDTLRFNYLDNLDSIEQALRAQTRSRATTCPSITPKPDDGRKKTLSEANYKLRKAKSLMFLSSNCRPKHPPSPPPPPPPPPPHQSRPHWASRSPDYPIAKETAKTLLRLAQWNAGIRPGPVRTAVPRLSVEALRASQRSHRSAPSTPLFEFQP, from the exons ATG TTGAGCAGAAAGATGCCACTTGCACCGAGATCATCTGCCAACTGTGCAAAGATGCAGACCAAACTGAGCGCCTGGACACCTCTGAACCACCCGCTGTCCAACAGCAAG gtgtTTGAGGAGAGAAGAAGCCTTCTGGCAAAGTGG TTTGACAGGTGGTCTGACAGCCAGAGGAGGGCAGTGCTGCAGGACTTTGTGCTGAGCTGTTCGGTGGAGCAGCTCAGGTTCCTGAGCCTCAGTGTGAGCAGACGGCTCCCTCTGCAGGCCGCAGACTTCACCTGCCTGCTGCCCAGAGCCCTCTGCCTCTACCTCTTCTCCTTCCTTGACCCCCGCAGCCTCTGCCGCTGCGCCCAG GTGAGCTGGCACTGGAAGAGCATAGTGGAGCTGGACCAGCTGTGGATGCCTAAGTGTCTGAGGCTCGGCTGGTGCATCAACTTCTCCCCCACGCCGTTTGAGCAGGGCGTCTGGAAGAGACACTACATCCAGACTGTGCAAGAGCTGCAACTCAAGCCACGTCTAAAG cagcagtttgtggtCCCAGATGTGACAACAATCAGCAGTAGACATGAAGATCCATCAGAAGCAGTTTTCCTCGGTGAGGAGTGTCCAGCGTCGGCCACACAGCGAGGTGAAAGCATCTCCAGGACTGGTGCGAGAAAGGAGAAGCAGCCGACTGTACCGCCGCCATGGAGAGATTCTGACAGATGTCCTAAAGACACACTACGCTTCAACTACCTTGACAACCTGGACTCCATCGAGCAAGCCCTCAGAGC GCAAACAAGGAGCAGAGCCACCACCTGCCCCAGTATCACACCGAAGCCAGACGACGGGAGgaagaaaacactgtctgaggcGAATTACAAACTACGCAAAGCCAAATCGCTG ATGTTCCTCAGCTCAAACTGCAGACCTAAgcatcctccctctcctcctcctcctcctcctcctcctcctcctcatcagtCTCGACCCCACTGGGCGTCTCGCAGTCCTGACTACCCCATCGCCAAGGAGACCGCCAAGACCCTGCTGCGGCTGGCCCAGTGGAATGCTGGGATACGTCCGGGGCCGGTGAGGACGGCGGTGCCCAGGCTGAGTGTGGAGGCACTCAGGGCATCCCAGCGCTCACACAGGAGCGCTCCCA GTACTCCGCTGTTTGAATTTCAGCCCTGA
- the fbxo16 gene encoding F-box only protein 16 isoform X7 — MPLAPRSSANCAKMQTKLSAWTPLNHPLSNSKVFEERRSLLAKWFDRWSDSQRRAVLQDFVLSCSVEQLRFLSLSVSRRLPLQAADFTCLLPRALCLYLFSFLDPRSLCRCAQVSWHWKSIVELDQLWMPKCLRLGWCINFSPTPFEQGVWKRHYIQTVQELQLKPRLKQQFVVPDVTTISSRHEDPSEAVFLGEECPASATQRGESISRTGARKEKQPTVPPPWRDSDRCPKDTLRFNYLDNLDSIEQALRAQTRSRATTCPSITPKPDDGRKKTLSEANYKLRKAKSLMFLSSNCRPKHPPSPPPPPPPPPPHQSRPHWASRSPDYPIAKETAKTLLRLAQWNAGIRPGPVRTAVPRLSVEALRASQRSHRSAPSTPLFEFQP; from the exons ATGCCACTTGCACCGAGATCATCTGCCAACTGTGCAAAGATGCAGACCAAACTGAGCGCCTGGACACCTCTGAACCACCCGCTGTCCAACAGCAAG gtgtTTGAGGAGAGAAGAAGCCTTCTGGCAAAGTGG TTTGACAGGTGGTCTGACAGCCAGAGGAGGGCAGTGCTGCAGGACTTTGTGCTGAGCTGTTCGGTGGAGCAGCTCAGGTTCCTGAGCCTCAGTGTGAGCAGACGGCTCCCTCTGCAGGCCGCAGACTTCACCTGCCTGCTGCCCAGAGCCCTCTGCCTCTACCTCTTCTCCTTCCTTGACCCCCGCAGCCTCTGCCGCTGCGCCCAG GTGAGCTGGCACTGGAAGAGCATAGTGGAGCTGGACCAGCTGTGGATGCCTAAGTGTCTGAGGCTCGGCTGGTGCATCAACTTCTCCCCCACGCCGTTTGAGCAGGGCGTCTGGAAGAGACACTACATCCAGACTGTGCAAGAGCTGCAACTCAAGCCACGTCTAAAG cagcagtttgtggtCCCAGATGTGACAACAATCAGCAGTAGACATGAAGATCCATCAGAAGCAGTTTTCCTCGGTGAGGAGTGTCCAGCGTCGGCCACACAGCGAGGTGAAAGCATCTCCAGGACTGGTGCGAGAAAGGAGAAGCAGCCGACTGTACCGCCGCCATGGAGAGATTCTGACAGATGTCCTAAAGACACACTACGCTTCAACTACCTTGACAACCTGGACTCCATCGAGCAAGCCCTCAGAGC GCAAACAAGGAGCAGAGCCACCACCTGCCCCAGTATCACACCGAAGCCAGACGACGGGAGgaagaaaacactgtctgaggcGAATTACAAACTACGCAAAGCCAAATCGCTG ATGTTCCTCAGCTCAAACTGCAGACCTAAgcatcctccctctcctcctcctcctcctcctcctcctcctcctcatcagtCTCGACCCCACTGGGCGTCTCGCAGTCCTGACTACCCCATCGCCAAGGAGACCGCCAAGACCCTGCTGCGGCTGGCCCAGTGGAATGCTGGGATACGTCCGGGGCCGGTGAGGACGGCGGTGCCCAGGCTGAGTGTGGAGGCACTCAGGGCATCCCAGCGCTCACACAGGAGCGCTCCCA GTACTCCGCTGTTTGAATTTCAGCCCTGA
- the fam49a gene encoding protein FAM49A isoform X1 — protein MGNLLKVLTREIENYPHFFLDFENAQPTEGEREVWNQVNSVLQDSESILSGLQAYKGAGQEIRDAIQNPSDHTLQERAWNSVCPLVIKLKKFYSFSLRLEEALKSLLECLTCPPHTPTQHLEKEQALAKQFAEILHFTLRFDELKMRIPAIQNDFSYYRRTISRNRINNMNLDIESEVNNEMANRMSLFYAEATPMLKTLSNATTNFVTENKTLPLENTTDCLSTMASVCKVMLETPEYSSRFSSEDTLLFCMRVMVGVIILYDHVHPNGAFNKSSKIDMKGCIKVLKDQPADNVEGLLNALKFTTKHLNDESTPKNIRTMLQ, from the exons ATGGGTAACCTGCTAAAAGTCCTAACAAGGGAAATAGAGAACTATCCACACTTTTTCCTGGACTTTGAAA ATGCACAGCCGACAGAAGGAGAGCGTGAGGTGTGGAACCAGGTGAACTCAGTCCTCCAGGACTCTGAGAGCATCCTGTCGGGCCTGCAGGCGTACAAAGGAGCCGGTCAAGAGATCAGAGAT GCTATTCAAAACCCCAGCGACCACACGCTGCAGGAGCGAGCCTGGAACTCCGTCTGCCCGCTTGTCATCAAGCTCAAGAAGTTCTACAGTTTCTCTCTCAGACTAG AGGAGGCTCTGAAGAGTTTGTTGGAGTGCCTGACATGTCCACCCCACACGCCCACTCAGCACCTGGAGAAGGAGCAGGCGCTGGCCAAACAGTTCGCCGAGATCCTCCACTTCACTCTCCGCTTTGATGAGCTCAAG ATGAGAATTCCTGCCATCCAGAACGACTTCAGCTACTACAGAAGAACCATCAGTCGAAACCGGATAAACAACATGAAT TTGGATATTGAGAGTGAAGTCAACAACGAGATGGCCAACAGGATGTCTCTGTTCTACGCTGAGGCCACACCCATGCTGAAGACGCTCAGCAACGCGACCACAAACTTTGTGACAGAG AACAAGACTCTTCCACTGGAGAACACGACGGACTGTCTCAGCACCATGGCCAGCGTCTGTAAAGTCATGCTGGAGACACC GGAATATTCGAGTCGTTTCAGCAGCGAGGACACGCTCTTGTTTTGCATGAGGGTCATGGTCGGGGTCATCATCCTTTACGACCACGTCCACCCGAACGGCGCCTTCAACAAGTCGTCCAAGATAGAC ATGAAAGGCTGCATAAAAGTCCTGAAGGACCAGCCGGCAGACAACGTAGAAGGCCTGCTGAACGCCCTCAA aTTCACCACAAAACACCTGAATGACGAGTCCACTCCGAAAAACATCCGGACGATGCTCCAGtaa
- the fam49a gene encoding protein FAM49A isoform X2: protein MGNLLKVLTCTELEQGPNFFLDFENAQPTEGEREVWNQVNSVLQDSESILSGLQAYKGAGQEIRDAIQNPSDHTLQERAWNSVCPLVIKLKKFYSFSLRLEEALKSLLECLTCPPHTPTQHLEKEQALAKQFAEILHFTLRFDELKMRIPAIQNDFSYYRRTISRNRINNMNLDIESEVNNEMANRMSLFYAEATPMLKTLSNATTNFVTENKTLPLENTTDCLSTMASVCKVMLETPEYSSRFSSEDTLLFCMRVMVGVIILYDHVHPNGAFNKSSKIDMKGCIKVLKDQPADNVEGLLNALKFTTKHLNDESTPKNIRTMLQ, encoded by the exons ATGGGGAATCTGTTAAAAGTGCTCACTTGCACAGAGCTTGAACAGGGGCCAAACTTTTTCCTTGACTTTGAAA ATGCACAGCCGACAGAAGGAGAGCGTGAGGTGTGGAACCAGGTGAACTCAGTCCTCCAGGACTCTGAGAGCATCCTGTCGGGCCTGCAGGCGTACAAAGGAGCCGGTCAAGAGATCAGAGAT GCTATTCAAAACCCCAGCGACCACACGCTGCAGGAGCGAGCCTGGAACTCCGTCTGCCCGCTTGTCATCAAGCTCAAGAAGTTCTACAGTTTCTCTCTCAGACTAG AGGAGGCTCTGAAGAGTTTGTTGGAGTGCCTGACATGTCCACCCCACACGCCCACTCAGCACCTGGAGAAGGAGCAGGCGCTGGCCAAACAGTTCGCCGAGATCCTCCACTTCACTCTCCGCTTTGATGAGCTCAAG ATGAGAATTCCTGCCATCCAGAACGACTTCAGCTACTACAGAAGAACCATCAGTCGAAACCGGATAAACAACATGAAT TTGGATATTGAGAGTGAAGTCAACAACGAGATGGCCAACAGGATGTCTCTGTTCTACGCTGAGGCCACACCCATGCTGAAGACGCTCAGCAACGCGACCACAAACTTTGTGACAGAG AACAAGACTCTTCCACTGGAGAACACGACGGACTGTCTCAGCACCATGGCCAGCGTCTGTAAAGTCATGCTGGAGACACC GGAATATTCGAGTCGTTTCAGCAGCGAGGACACGCTCTTGTTTTGCATGAGGGTCATGGTCGGGGTCATCATCCTTTACGACCACGTCCACCCGAACGGCGCCTTCAACAAGTCGTCCAAGATAGAC ATGAAAGGCTGCATAAAAGTCCTGAAGGACCAGCCGGCAGACAACGTAGAAGGCCTGCTGAACGCCCTCAA aTTCACCACAAAACACCTGAATGACGAGTCCACTCCGAAAAACATCCGGACGATGCTCCAGtaa